CGCCAGGGACATCCGGTACCACGGCAGCCGGTGGAGGCAGCGGAGGCAACGTCATCCGCATCGGCTACGTGAGCCCCAAGACGGGGGCGCTCGCCGGCTTTTCGCTGTCGGACGATTTCGTCTTGAGCAAGGTTCGATCGACGGCTGCGTACAAGGGGCTCAAGATCGGGGGCACCACCTACTCGATCCAGATCATCGAGGCCGACAGCCAGTCGGACCCGAACCGGGCCGCACAGGTCGCTCAGCAACTGATCAACCAGAACCACGTCGACATCATCGTCACGAGCTCCGCTCCGGAGACGACGAACCCGGTGGCGACCGCGTGCGAGCAGCTGCAGACTCCGTGCCTGTCGACCGTCGTACCGTGGGAAGCATGGTACGGGGGTCTCGGCGGGAACCCAGGGTCGCCGACAAAGACGTTCACCTACAACACGATGTTCTTCTTCGGCATGAAGGAGTTCGCTGGAACCTTCCTGCCGATGTGGGACCGCATCCAGTCGTCGACGGGAGCGGCGAAGGTGTTCGGAGGGGCGTTTCCCAACGACACCGACGGCAACGCGTTCAGGGCGGGGTTCCCTCCCTTTGCCGAGGCGAAGGGCTACCGGTTCGTCGACGGGGGCGCGTACACCGACGGCACCACCGACTTCAGCTCGATGATCGACAAGCTCAAGTCGTCGGGCTCGCAGTTCTTCGTCAACGCGCCGCTGCCCCCCGACTTCAACACATTCTGGAAGCAGGCATCGCAGCGGGGATACCGGCCGAAGCTTGCCACCGTGGCGAAGGTGCTGCTGTTCCCTGCAGACGTGGTGGCGCTCGGAAGTCTTGCGAGCAACATCGCCACCGACGCATGGTGGACCCCGTTCGCCCCCAACAAGTCGTCGCTCAGCGGTGAGACGGCCAAGCAGTTCGCCCTCGACTACCAGAACCAGTCGGGGAGCCAGTGGGTGCAGTCGATGGGCTCCGCTTACTCGCTCTTCGAGGTCGCGGTCGAGGCGCTTAAGGCCGTCACCGACCCGCACGACAAGGCGGCGGTCGCCGACGCGCTCCACAAGGTCCACTACTCCGGCATGTGCGGATCGATCGACTTCACTTCGGGACCCGCCCCGGGCGTCGGGATCATCCCGCCCGTCGGCATCCAGTGGAAGCCGGGTACGGGCACGCTCGGCAAGGCCTACCAGTTCGAGGCGTTCGTCGTGGACAACTCGATGAACCCGTCGACACCGCTCAACGGGACGCTCACAGCTACGTTCTCCTGAGCGGTGCCGGCGCTCCTCGAGCTGCGCTCGCTGTCAAAGCGGTTCGGACAGGTCGTCATCGCCGACGACCTGTCCCTGACCGTTCGGGAAGGCGAGACGGTCGGGATCGTCGGGCCGAATGGGGCCGGCAAGACCACGTTGTTCGGGCTCATCTCCGGGGATCTCGAGGTCGACTCGGGCTCGGTACTGCTGGACGGCCTGGACCTCGCCGGCGCCGGCGCGGCCCAGCGGTGCCGGCGGGGGATCGGCCGCACGTACCAGGTGCCCCGCCCGTTCGAGGGGTTGACCGTCTTCGAGAACGTCCTGGTCGCCGCCCAGCAGGGCGGCGGGCTGGGGCGCCAGGACAGCTACCGCCGCGCCCTGGAGACCCTCGAACGCGCCCGGCTCGGAGGCTCCGCCAACCGGCTGGCCGGGTCGCTGGGGCTCCTCGAGCGCAAGCGGCTCGAGCTTGCGCGGGCTCTCGCGACCCGGCCCCGGCTTCTTCTCCTCGACGAGGTCGCCGGCGGTCTCACGGATCCCGAGGTGACCGAGCTCGTCGACATAGTGCGCGGTGCCCGCGAGGAGGGCATGGCTGTGATCTGGATCGAGCACGTCGTGCGCGCCCTGCTCGCCACAGTCGAGAGGCTCATCTGCCTCGCGGCTGGCCACCTGGTGGCGGATGGCGTCCCAGGCGAGGTGATCGAGGACCCGAGAGTGCGCGAGCTGTATCTGGGAGCCGACACGGCGGTCGGGGCGATCCCGGAATGACCTCGTCCCTGCTGAGCGTCAGAGACCTGACCGTCCACCACGGGCAGTTGTGTGCGGTCCGGGACTTCTCCCTCGACGTGGCCGAGGGCGAGGTCGTCGCGATCATCGGGGCGAACGGCGCCGGAAAGTCCACCCTCCTCAGGACCATGGCCGGCCTGCACTCCCAGACCTCGGGCAGCATCGCCCTCGGCGGCAAGGACCTCGGGAAGCTGCGGCCGGACCAGCGGCTCGCGGAGGGATTGGCTCTTGTGCCCGAAGGGCGGCGCCTCTTCCCGTCGCTCACAGTCGAGGAGAACCTGCGCGTGGGCACCCACCGCGCACGCAGTGGTCCGTTCGACATCGAGAAGGTCTACGAGACCTTTCCCTGGATGCTCGAACGGCGCCGGCAGCCGGCCGCCCTGCTGTCGGGCGGCGAGCAGCAGGCGGTGGCGGTCGGCCGGGCGCTCGTCGCCAATCCGAGGGTGCTGCTGTTCGACGAGCTGTCACTCGGCCTGTCACCCATCGCTGCCAAGACCATCTACTCGATCCTGCCCAAGCTGGTGGACGGAGGCATGACGATCGTCATCGTCGAGCAGGACCTCGGTCTGGCGCTTCAAGCCGCTTCCCGGGTGCAGTGCCTCCTCGAGGGGCGGGTGGTTCTCGAAGGAGAGGCCAGTGGCCTCGACCGCGTGGCGATCGAGGCGGCGTACTTCGGTGTGGGAACCCGGGCAGGGACGTCGCTGTGAGCTGGGTCAACGCGATCGTTCAGGGCATCCTCATCGGTGGTTTCTACGCGCTGTTCGCGTGTGGTCTGTCGCTTCTGTTCGGGGTCATGGGCGTCATCAACCTCGCCCACGGCGACCTGGCGGTCATCGCCGGCTACGTGGCCGTTGTCCTCGTCCCATCGACGCATCTTTCGATGGTCTGGTCCTTCGTGGTCGTGGTCCCGATCTTCGCTGTAGGTGGTTACATCCTGCAGCGGACGCTCCTCCAGAAGGCGCTCGATCAGGGGGCGTTCACGACGCTCCTCGTGACGTTCGGACTTTCGGTGATCACGGAGAACGCGCTTCTCGAGAATTTCACCTCCAACGGGCAGTCCATCAACATCGGCAACCTCATCGCCGACTCGTGGAACCCGAACAGCACGGTGTCGATCGCTTTCATCAACGTGGTCGTCCTCGGGGTAGCCGTGGTGGTGATCCTGGGGTTGCATCTGTTTCTCACGCGGACCCCCACCGGCCGGCTTATCCGTGCAGTCGCGGACGACAAGGAAGCAGCCCAGCTGTCCGGGGCCAACTTCCGTCACCTGTTCGGGATCGCAACGGCTATCGCGATGGCGACGGTCGCGCTCGCCGGCATCGCATCCGGCATGCAGACCGAGTTCTTCCCCACCTCGGGGACGGCCAATTTGCTGTTCGCGTTCGAAGCCGTCGTGATCGGCGGCATCGGGTCGTTGCGGGGAACACTCCTCGGGGCCATCCTCCTCGGCGTCGCGCAGGAGATCGGAGCGCAGATCAACCCCTCGTACCAGATCCTCGCGGGCCACCTTCTCTTCCTCGCGATCCTGGCACTACGGCCGCAGGGACTTCTGGGGGTGAGGGAAGCGATATGAGCGTCCAGGCGGCACCCGCTCCGTTTTCGCTCGAAGGCGTCAGGGTCAAGCGTTCGGCGCGCCCGACGGCATGGCTACTCGTGCCCGGAGCCGCTCTGCTGGCCGTGCTGGCAGCCATGCCCTCACTCGTCTCGACGGCCAACACAGACCTGCTCGTCAACGTGTTCATCCTGCTCACGGTGTCGGCGATGTGGAACCTGCTAGCCGGCTACGCCGGGATGATCTCGATCGGTCAGCAGGCCTTCATCGGTCTGGGTGCGTACAGCGTGCTCGTGATCGCGATGGGTCATGTCAGCCCATTCGCCGCGATCCCGCTCGCGATGCTTGTATGCGGGGCTCTCGCGATCCCGATCTCGTATGTGGTGTTCCGCCTGCGCGGCGGGTACTTCGCCATAGCCACCTGGGTGGTCGCCGAGACCGCCCGGCTGATCATCAGCTCCATCCAGTCCCTGGGCGGGGGGACGGGGAAGAAGGTGCAGGGGTTGTCGGGCCTGAGCCCCAAGGCGTTCACCTACGACACCTACTGGGCCGCCCTGGTGGTGGCGGTCTTGGCCGTCGGTGGCTCCTACCTGGTGCTGCGGAGCCGTCTCGGCCTGCAGCTTTCCGCCATGAGGGACAACGAGATCGGGGCGCGCAGCGCCGGCGTCCGCGTCGACAGGGCCAGGCGGATCGTGTTCGTGGTGGCCGCCCTCGGGTGTGCCGGCGCCGGCGCGCTTCTCGCGGTGAGCCAGCTGCAGGTCCAGCCGACCTCGGTGTTCAGCGTGCAGTGGTCGGCCGAAATGATTTTCGCGTGCCTCATAGGAGGCCTCGGAACGCTCGAGGGACCACTCGTCGGAACCGTCATCTTCTTCGTGCTGCAGCAGAACCTGTCTTCCCACGGCGCCTGGTACCTGATCATCTTCGGCTCCGCCGCCGTGGTGATCGCCATCTGGCTACCGCGCGGGCTCTGGGGGTCGGTGGTCCAAAGGACACGGCTCGAGGTGCTGCCCGTGGGTTACCACATCCGGGGAGCGAAGCAGGCCGCGCGCGGGAAGGCATCGGGTTAGATGGGCCAGGTGATGTCCCTCGGTGAGGCGGTCGAGTCCCTCGTGCACGACGGCGACGTGGTGGCGATGGAGGGGTTCACCCACCTGATCCCCTTCGCCGCCGGCCACGAGATCATCCGCCAGGGTCGCCGGAACCTCAGCCTCGTGCGCCTCACCCCGGACCTGGTCTTCGACCAGATGATCGGCGCCGGATGCGCCGACCGGCTGGTCTTCTCGTGGGGAGGCAACCCGGGGGTGGGGTCGCTGCACCGCTTCCGCGACGCCGTGGAGCACGGATGGCCGGGGCCGCTCGAGATCGAGGAGCACAGCCACGCGGGCCTCACGGCCCGATACGTGGCCGGTGCAGCGGGCCTGCCGTTCGGGATCCTGAGGGGTTACTCCGGCACCGGCCTCCCGGCCCACACCAAGAACATCGCCACGGTCGCCTGCCCCTTCACGGGAGAGGAGATCGCGGCGGTGCCGGCCCTCAACCCCGACGTCGGGATCGTGCACGCCCAGCAGGCGGACCGCGAGGGCAACGTGCAGATGTGGGGCATCACCGGCGTACAGAAGGAAGCGATTCTCGCGTCCTCGAGATCCCTGGTCACCGTCGAGGAGGTCGTGGAGCGGATCGACCTCCGACCGGGGGGTGTGATCATCCCGCACTGGGTTGTAACGGCGGTCGCGCACGCGCCCGGTGGTTCGCACCCGTCCTACGCGGCGGGTTACTCCGTCCGTGACAACGCGTTCTACGAGAGCTGGGACGCGATCAGCCGCGACCGCGACCTGTTCGGTGATTGGATCCGCCGGCACGTGACCGGAGCCGCGCGATGAACGGCGCGTCGGCGGACATGATGGCCGTGGCTGCCGCGCGGGCGCTGCGGGACGGGCAGAGCTGCTTCGTCGGAATCGGTGCTCCCAGCACCGCGGCCAACCTCGCGAGGGTGACGCACGCGCCGAACCTGGTGCTGATCTACGAGTCGGGATGCATAGGCTCGAAGCCGAAGAAGTTGCCGCTGTCCATCGGGGACGGAGAGCTTGCCGACACCGCGGACGCCGTGGTGTCGGTGCCGGAGATATTCAGCTACTGGCTCCAGCCGGGCCGGATCGACATCGGCTTCCTGGGCGCCGCCCAGATAGACAGATTCGGCAACCTCAACAGCACGGTGATCGGTCCGTACGACAACCCGGCCACGCGCCTGCCCGGCGCCGGCGGCGCGCCCGAGATCGCCGCGTCGTGCAAAGAGGTGCTGATCATGATCCACCAAAGCAGGCGCACATTTGTCGACAAGCTCGACTTCCGGACATCCGTCGGCTACGGCGACGGCCCCGGCGACCGGGAGCGTTTCGGCTTGCGCGGCCGCGGACCGACCATGGTGATAACGGACCTGGGGATCATGCACCCCGACCCCTACACCTGTGAGCTCGTGCTCACGCACGTGCACCCTGGCGTGGAACCCGCAGATGTGCTGGAGGCGACCGGGTGGGGCTTGAAGATCGCGGGTGACGTGGCGCGTACGGAGCCGCCCACCGAGCGGGAGCTGGTGGCATTGCGCCGGCTGCAGGAGGGGACCTGACGTGCCCATCCCGGACGTCTGGATAGCGGACGCGGTCCGCACGCCTGTCGGGCGCCACGGCGGGTCGCTGTCCGGGGTGAGGCCCGACGACCTGGCCGCCGGCGTGCTGACAGCCTTGAAGGAGAGGAACCCGGCGTTCGATCCAGGCCTCGTCGACGACGTGGTATTCGGCGACGCCAACGGCGCCGGGGAGGACAACCGCAACGTGGCCCGCATGGCGGCCCTGCTCGCCGGCTACCCCGTCGGCGTGCCGGGAGCGACGGTCAACCGCCTGTGCGGTTCGGGGATGGAGGCGGTGGTCGAGGCGAGCCGGGCGGTCGCAGTCGGTGACGCCTCGCTGTGCGTGGCGGGCGGAGTCGAATCGATGAGCCGGGCGCCGTGGGTCGTCACCAAGCCCGAGGCGGGATTCGCCCGCACCAGCCAGACGATGTGGTCCACAACCCTCGGTTGGCGGATGACGAACCCGGTGATGCCCGCGGAGTGGACGGCGGCGCTCGGGGAAGGGGCGGAGCTGCTCGCGGACCGCTACTCCATCGGCCGGGAGGAGCAGGACAGCTTCGCTCTCAGAAGTCACCTGAACGCGGCCGCGGCGTGGGACGACGGACAGTTCGCCGAGGAAGTCACCGCTGTGGACGGCGTCGACCTCGCCCGGGACGAGAGCATCCGCGCCGACACCACGATGGAGAAGCTCGGCCGGTTGAAGCCGTCCTTCCGACCGGATGGCACGGTGACAGCGGGCAACTCGTCGCCGCTCAACGACGGGGCCGCCGCGCTGATCATCGCCGATGACACCGGTATCGCTTCGATCGGGCGGGAACCTCTCGGGCGCATCGCTGCGCGAGGCGTCAGCGGCGTGGAACCCCAGTACTACGGAATCGGCCCGGTGGAGGCGGCGCGCACCGCGTTGAAGCGTGCGGGCATCGGTTGGGGCGACCTCTCGAGTGTGGAGCTCAACGAGGCCTTCGCCGCTCAGTCGCTGGCGTGCCTGCGGGAATGGCCGGAGCTCGACCCGGGGATCGTGAACCCGGCCGGGGGAGCCATCGCCATCGGGCATCCCCTCGGCTGCTCCGGCGCCCGGATCCTGGCGACCCTCGCGTGGCGGATGCACCGCAGCGGCAGCCGGTGGGGCCTCGCCGCCATGTGCATTGGTGTCGGGCAGGGGATAGCGGTAGTGCTCGAAGGTCCTGGGAGGTAAAAGACGTGACCGCCGTGGCAGGAAAGCCTTCGCTCGTGATCGATCCGGCGTACGACTCGCCGGAGTACCGCTCGACGTCGGCACGGGCACCCAAGCAGCCCCTCGTGATGCTGGCACCGGGGATGATCGACCGCGACGGTCCGGTGCTCGGCGAGGGGCGCGTGGGACCCGAGGACGCGGACCTCACCCGCCAGCACAGCGGGGAGCCGATAGGGGAGAGGATCAACGTCAACGGCAGGCTGCTCGACTCCGGGGGGCACCCCGTCGCCGGGCAGCTGGTGGAGGTGTGGCAGTGCAACGCCGCAGGGCGGTACCGCCACGCGGTCGATCAGCACCCTGCACCTCTCGACCCGAACTTCACCGGCGCCGGGCGTTGCATCACCGGGCCAGACGGCGGATACCGGTTCGTGACCATCAAGCCCGGCGCTTACCCGTGGGGCAACCACCCCAACGCGTGGAGGCCGTGCCACATCCACTTCTCGGTGTTCGGCCGGGTCTTCACCGAGCGACTGGTCACCCAGATGTACTTTCCCGGCGATCCCCTCCTCGAGTTCGACCCCATCTTCAACTCGGTGCGCGACGAACGCGCCCGCGGGCGGCTGATCTCGTCGTTCGATTGGTCCACGACCGAGGAGGAGTGGGCCCTCGGATACCGGTTCGACATCGTGGTCGGTGGTCATCTGGCGACCCCAATCGAGGAGCCGGCGTGAGCGAGAGCCCCTCCCAAACCACCCCGTCCCAAACGATCGGTCCTTTCTTCAGCTTCGGGCTCGAATGGATGGCCGCGCCGGACCTGGTGGATCCTGCCTCCCCGGGGGCGATCGAGCTGGTGGGCACCGTGTACGACGGCGCCGGGGCGGGCGTGCCCGACGCCGTCGTGGAGATCTGGCAGCCCCCCCTTTTCGGCCGCGCGCTGACCGGGGCCGACGGCTCGTTCCGGTTCACGACGGTCAAGCCGGCGCCCGGCGCCAAGGGCGATGCGCCGCATGTCGACGTGTCGTTGTTCGCGCGCGGCCTCCTGCAGCGGGTTGTGACACGCATCTACTTCCCGGACGAGGAGACGGCCAATGCCTCCGACCCGGTCCTCGCGGAGGTGCCGGAGGACCGCCGGGCGACCCTCGTCGCTGTTAGCAAGGACGGGTGCCTACGCTTCGACCTGCACCTGCAAGGCCCCCGGGAAACAGTCTTCTTTGCCTACTGACCATCTCTTCTCGCACATCGTCACCACCGACGAGCTGCTGGCCGCGACGGGCGACAGCGCGTGGCTGGCCGCGATGCTCGACGC
This region of Acidimicrobiales bacterium genomic DNA includes:
- a CDS encoding ABC transporter ATP-binding protein; the protein is MPALLELRSLSKRFGQVVIADDLSLTVREGETVGIVGPNGAGKTTLFGLISGDLEVDSGSVLLDGLDLAGAGAAQRCRRGIGRTYQVPRPFEGLTVFENVLVAAQQGGGLGRQDSYRRALETLERARLGGSANRLAGSLGLLERKRLELARALATRPRLLLLDEVAGGLTDPEVTELVDIVRGAREEGMAVIWIEHVVRALLATVERLICLAAGHLVADGVPGEVIEDPRVRELYLGADTAVGAIPE
- the pcaH gene encoding protocatechuate 3,4-dioxygenase subunit beta; amino-acid sequence: MTAVAGKPSLVIDPAYDSPEYRSTSARAPKQPLVMLAPGMIDRDGPVLGEGRVGPEDADLTRQHSGEPIGERINVNGRLLDSGGHPVAGQLVEVWQCNAAGRYRHAVDQHPAPLDPNFTGAGRCITGPDGGYRFVTIKPGAYPWGNHPNAWRPCHIHFSVFGRVFTERLVTQMYFPGDPLLEFDPIFNSVRDERARGRLISSFDWSTTEEEWALGYRFDIVVGGHLATPIEEPA
- a CDS encoding ABC transporter substrate-binding protein, with protein sequence MTSTEGQGTGGAAPLTRRNALKIFGSGVVALGMGGLLEACTSSTKTPGTSGTTAAGGGSGGNVIRIGYVSPKTGALAGFSLSDDFVLSKVRSTAAYKGLKIGGTTYSIQIIEADSQSDPNRAAQVAQQLINQNHVDIIVTSSAPETTNPVATACEQLQTPCLSTVVPWEAWYGGLGGNPGSPTKTFTYNTMFFFGMKEFAGTFLPMWDRIQSSTGAAKVFGGAFPNDTDGNAFRAGFPPFAEAKGYRFVDGGAYTDGTTDFSSMIDKLKSSGSQFFVNAPLPPDFNTFWKQASQRGYRPKLATVAKVLLFPADVVALGSLASNIATDAWWTPFAPNKSSLSGETAKQFALDYQNQSGSQWVQSMGSAYSLFEVAVEALKAVTDPHDKAAVADALHKVHYSGMCGSIDFTSGPAPGVGIIPPVGIQWKPGTGTLGKAYQFEAFVVDNSMNPSTPLNGTLTATFS
- a CDS encoding ABC transporter ATP-binding protein encodes the protein MTSSLLSVRDLTVHHGQLCAVRDFSLDVAEGEVVAIIGANGAGKSTLLRTMAGLHSQTSGSIALGGKDLGKLRPDQRLAEGLALVPEGRRLFPSLTVEENLRVGTHRARSGPFDIEKVYETFPWMLERRRQPAALLSGGEQQAVAVGRALVANPRVLLFDELSLGLSPIAAKTIYSILPKLVDGGMTIVIVEQDLGLALQAASRVQCLLEGRVVLEGEASGLDRVAIEAAYFGVGTRAGTSL
- a CDS encoding branched-chain amino acid ABC transporter permease, whose product is MSWVNAIVQGILIGGFYALFACGLSLLFGVMGVINLAHGDLAVIAGYVAVVLVPSTHLSMVWSFVVVVPIFAVGGYILQRTLLQKALDQGAFTTLLVTFGLSVITENALLENFTSNGQSINIGNLIADSWNPNSTVSIAFINVVVLGVAVVVILGLHLFLTRTPTGRLIRAVADDKEAAQLSGANFRHLFGIATAIAMATVALAGIASGMQTEFFPTSGTANLLFAFEAVVIGGIGSLRGTLLGAILLGVAQEIGAQINPSYQILAGHLLFLAILALRPQGLLGVREAI
- a CDS encoding branched-chain amino acid ABC transporter permease gives rise to the protein MSVQAAPAPFSLEGVRVKRSARPTAWLLVPGAALLAVLAAMPSLVSTANTDLLVNVFILLTVSAMWNLLAGYAGMISIGQQAFIGLGAYSVLVIAMGHVSPFAAIPLAMLVCGALAIPISYVVFRLRGGYFAIATWVVAETARLIISSIQSLGGGTGKKVQGLSGLSPKAFTYDTYWAALVVAVLAVGGSYLVLRSRLGLQLSAMRDNEIGARSAGVRVDRARRIVFVVAALGCAGAGALLAVSQLQVQPTSVFSVQWSAEMIFACLIGGLGTLEGPLVGTVIFFVLQQNLSSHGAWYLIIFGSAAVVIAIWLPRGLWGSVVQRTRLEVLPVGYHIRGAKQAARGKASG
- a CDS encoding CoA-transferase, producing the protein MGQVMSLGEAVESLVHDGDVVAMEGFTHLIPFAAGHEIIRQGRRNLSLVRLTPDLVFDQMIGAGCADRLVFSWGGNPGVGSLHRFRDAVEHGWPGPLEIEEHSHAGLTARYVAGAAGLPFGILRGYSGTGLPAHTKNIATVACPFTGEEIAAVPALNPDVGIVHAQQADREGNVQMWGITGVQKEAILASSRSLVTVEEVVERIDLRPGGVIIPHWVVTAVAHAPGGSHPSYAAGYSVRDNAFYESWDAISRDRDLFGDWIRRHVTGAAR
- a CDS encoding CoA-transferase subunit beta — translated: MNGASADMMAVAAARALRDGQSCFVGIGAPSTAANLARVTHAPNLVLIYESGCIGSKPKKLPLSIGDGELADTADAVVSVPEIFSYWLQPGRIDIGFLGAAQIDRFGNLNSTVIGPYDNPATRLPGAGGAPEIAASCKEVLIMIHQSRRTFVDKLDFRTSVGYGDGPGDRERFGLRGRGPTMVITDLGIMHPDPYTCELVLTHVHPGVEPADVLEATGWGLKIAGDVARTEPPTERELVALRRLQEGT
- a CDS encoding acetyl-CoA C-acyltransferase, which translates into the protein MPIPDVWIADAVRTPVGRHGGSLSGVRPDDLAAGVLTALKERNPAFDPGLVDDVVFGDANGAGEDNRNVARMAALLAGYPVGVPGATVNRLCGSGMEAVVEASRAVAVGDASLCVAGGVESMSRAPWVVTKPEAGFARTSQTMWSTTLGWRMTNPVMPAEWTAALGEGAELLADRYSIGREEQDSFALRSHLNAAAAWDDGQFAEEVTAVDGVDLARDESIRADTTMEKLGRLKPSFRPDGTVTAGNSSPLNDGAAALIIADDTGIASIGREPLGRIAARGVSGVEPQYYGIGPVEAARTALKRAGIGWGDLSSVELNEAFAAQSLACLREWPELDPGIVNPAGGAIAIGHPLGCSGARILATLAWRMHRSGSRWGLAAMCIGVGQGIAVVLEGPGR